In a single window of the Bacillus mycoides genome:
- a CDS encoding methyl-accepting chemotaxis protein codes for MTDKAKENISVLNTVISQNIEEKFVDATYFSDILTEDTYPNGQEEIVRTKLAQYIKLHPEVEGIYIGTQTGKFIREPFIQMSDGYNPTDRSWYKEAHENKGKVIVTAPYQSASTKNMVVTIAKEVKDGKGVIGINLNLDNILKVSKMINIGEKGYAVILDQNKQIVSHPSRKPGSKVTDPWIKPIYEDKQGNVSYTEQDDKKNLIFTTNEKTGWKIVGVMFDEEIMQAASPVFYKTLIVIAIAIAFGSVLIYFITNSITRPLRQIAESAHKISKGDLTEKITIHSKDDIGKLGNAFNEMSTSLQDVITQISFSAEHVAASAEELTASVQQANDATDQITIAMEQVSGGAESQSQGVEEGAATLQQVNTAIQDVTGSAESISISSLHARERAEEGEDLVEQTAKQMQSISRSVSQSDAIIKLLDEKSKQVGAISEAIQNIATQTNLLALNAAIEAARAGEQGRGFAIVADEVRKLAEQSGESSGEIANLITEIKADIEHTVKAMDNVSGEVQQGLDVVTKTKVSFTEILSSTTHIVSQVNQMVETTKSIAGDANEVTNAIDEIAAAAEENTASMQSVAASTEEQVNSMEEISSASQNLAEMAEELQAMTSKFKV; via the coding sequence ATGACCGATAAAGCAAAGGAGAATATTTCAGTTTTAAATACTGTTATTTCTCAAAATATAGAAGAGAAATTTGTTGATGCGACGTACTTTTCAGACATCTTAACAGAGGATACATATCCAAATGGACAAGAAGAAATAGTAAGAACGAAGTTAGCACAATATATAAAGCTTCATCCAGAAGTAGAAGGTATTTATATTGGAACGCAGACGGGTAAGTTTATAAGAGAACCATTTATTCAAATGTCTGATGGCTATAACCCAACAGATAGATCATGGTATAAAGAAGCGCATGAAAATAAGGGAAAGGTAATTGTTACTGCACCGTATCAATCAGCATCTACAAAAAATATGGTAGTGACAATTGCTAAAGAAGTAAAAGATGGTAAAGGTGTTATAGGTATTAACTTGAATTTGGATAACATCCTCAAGGTTTCAAAAATGATTAATATTGGTGAAAAAGGCTATGCAGTTATTTTAGATCAAAATAAGCAAATTGTTAGTCATCCGTCTAGAAAGCCAGGTTCAAAGGTTACTGATCCTTGGATTAAACCAATTTATGAAGACAAACAAGGAAATGTATCTTATACAGAACAAGATGATAAAAAGAATTTAATCTTTACAACAAATGAGAAAACAGGATGGAAAATAGTTGGAGTTATGTTTGACGAAGAAATTATGCAAGCTGCCAGTCCAGTGTTTTATAAGACTTTGATTGTCATAGCTATCGCTATTGCATTTGGTAGTGTATTAATTTATTTCATTACAAATTCTATTACAAGGCCATTACGACAAATAGCTGAATCGGCACATAAAATTAGTAAGGGAGATTTAACAGAAAAAATTACAATCCATTCCAAGGATGATATAGGGAAACTAGGGAATGCATTTAATGAAATGTCTACGTCTTTACAAGATGTGATCACCCAAATTAGCTTTTCAGCAGAACATGTTGCAGCATCGGCAGAAGAGTTAACAGCGAGCGTACAGCAAGCGAATGATGCCACAGATCAAATTACAATTGCAATGGAACAAGTATCAGGTGGGGCTGAATCACAAAGCCAAGGTGTTGAAGAAGGCGCGGCTACATTACAACAAGTAAATACAGCAATTCAAGATGTAACTGGAAGCGCAGAGTCAATTTCTATTTCCTCATTACATGCGCGAGAAAGAGCTGAAGAGGGAGAAGATTTAGTTGAACAAACCGCAAAACAAATGCAGTCTATTTCTAGGTCGGTATCCCAGTCAGATGCTATTATTAAACTTCTTGATGAGAAATCAAAGCAGGTAGGAGCTATTTCTGAAGCAATTCAAAACATTGCTACTCAAACGAACTTATTAGCTTTAAATGCAGCTATTGAAGCGGCAAGAGCAGGGGAACAGGGCCGAGGCTTTGCTATTGTAGCAGATGAAGTAAGAAAGTTAGCAGAGCAATCAGGAGAGTCATCCGGAGAAATCGCGAATTTAATTACGGAAATTAAGGCTGATATTGAACATACTGTTAAGGCAATGGATAATGTGAGTGGGGAAGTTCAACAAGGCTTAGATGTTGTAACAAAAACGAAAGTAAGTTTTACAGAAATTTTAAGTTCTACTACTCATATTGTTTCTCAAGTTAATCAAATGGTAGAAACAACGAAGAGTATAGCTGGAGATGCAAACGAAGTAACAAATGCTATTGATGAAATTGCAGCGGCGGCAGAAGAAAATACAGCTAGTATGCAAAGTGTCGCAGCTTCAACAGAAGAACAAGTAAATTCGATGGAAGAAATTAGTTCGGCTTCGCAAAACTTAGCTGAGATGGCCGAAGAACTACAAGCAATGACTAGTAAATTTAAAGTATAA
- a CDS encoding C39 family peptidase, which yields MALLCIGVWGAYTNGITKYVEKVKGVLFSSVQSQKRIEFSNNDEKVMLSNVPLIQQLPELDRGCEVTSLAMMLQYAGVSVDKMKLANEIKKVNFMEDGVRGNPNEGFVGNIYTFSESGYGVYHGPLFQLAKKYLPNKAVDLTGKSIEEIYKSVKAGHPVVMITNATYAPLDEDEFTTWETNSGDVSITYNEHCVVLVGYDKESVYIRDPLDDSLDVKVPRGKFEQAWVQMGSQAISYVNNPK from the coding sequence ATGGCCTTACTATGTATAGGGGTATGGGGTGCATATACAAATGGAATTACAAAGTATGTGGAGAAAGTAAAGGGGGTACTATTTTCAAGTGTACAAAGTCAAAAACGAATAGAGTTTAGTAATAACGATGAAAAAGTCATGTTATCAAATGTGCCTTTAATTCAGCAATTACCAGAGTTAGATAGAGGCTGCGAAGTAACAAGTTTAGCGATGATGTTACAATACGCAGGTGTTTCTGTAGATAAGATGAAATTAGCAAATGAAATAAAAAAAGTTAATTTTATGGAAGATGGTGTACGTGGGAATCCGAATGAAGGATTTGTAGGGAATATTTATACCTTTTCTGAATCCGGATACGGTGTATATCACGGACCACTTTTTCAGTTAGCAAAAAAATATTTACCGAATAAAGCTGTGGACTTAACAGGGAAGAGTATAGAAGAAATTTATAAGAGTGTAAAAGCAGGGCACCCGGTAGTCATGATTACGAATGCAACATATGCTCCTTTAGATGAAGATGAATTTACTACATGGGAAACAAATAGTGGGGATGTTTCTATTACGTATAATGAACATTGTGTTGTACTTGTTGGGTACGATAAGGAATCTGTATATATTCGAGATCCCCTCGATGATAGCTTAGATGTAAAAGTGCCAAGAGGAAAATTTGAACAGGCATGGGTGCAGATGGGGAGTCAGGCAATTAGCTATGTAAATAACCCCAAATAA
- a CDS encoding sensor histidine kinase, with the protein MFQKTRIRLTILNSLVFILLIGVLGSIIYSYTYKRTYNEVDQSIKMITQYREKFDVKMPPPRKRIENIKIRDPRITIITWNGKIVEIEGDNHKFRSNFEGDLEKFSPKKVGDLQDIEVQGRYFRMFAFQEDGKIVQIVRDTTAEEEMLNTLFLILIIGCSIGSLCAIGIGFFLAGRALIPIQNSWEKQQQFVSDASHELRTPLAVIQSKTDVLFQSPSATIEEKAVDISTISKECRRLSKLVSNLLLLARSDSNQIEMDKKTFELDKLLEEIINPYKEIASYQEKAMILKVEHDITFMGDRERIHQMMVILLDNAMKYTNEDGHIQIDCTQTSNSIRIRVKDNGIGVKEEDIPNLFDRFYQGDKARSMSEGAGLGLSIANWIVEKHYGKISVESKWGEGTCFEVIFPKNQRL; encoded by the coding sequence ATGTTTCAAAAGACACGTATTCGTCTAACTATATTGAATTCGTTAGTATTTATCCTATTAATAGGTGTATTAGGTAGTATTATTTATTCGTACACATACAAGCGTACTTATAATGAAGTGGATCAATCTATAAAAATGATAACTCAGTATAGAGAAAAATTTGATGTTAAAATGCCACCACCAAGAAAACGTATAGAGAATATCAAAATTCGAGACCCACGGATAACTATAATAACTTGGAATGGAAAAATAGTGGAGATAGAAGGCGATAACCATAAATTTCGCTCTAACTTTGAAGGGGATTTGGAAAAGTTTTCTCCAAAAAAGGTAGGGGATTTGCAAGATATTGAAGTGCAAGGACGATATTTTAGAATGTTTGCGTTTCAAGAAGATGGAAAAATAGTTCAAATTGTACGTGATACAACAGCTGAAGAAGAAATGCTAAATACTTTATTTTTAATTCTCATAATAGGTTGTAGCATAGGCAGTCTATGTGCAATAGGTATCGGTTTTTTCCTAGCTGGCAGGGCACTCATACCTATTCAAAATTCATGGGAGAAACAGCAGCAATTCGTTTCCGATGCATCACATGAATTAAGAACACCGCTTGCAGTTATTCAATCAAAAACGGATGTATTATTCCAGTCCCCATCCGCTACGATAGAAGAAAAAGCCGTGGATATCTCTACAATTTCAAAAGAATGTAGGCGGCTATCGAAACTCGTTAGCAATTTATTGTTGTTAGCACGTTCGGATTCTAATCAAATTGAGATGGATAAGAAAACATTTGAACTGGATAAGTTGTTAGAAGAAATTATAAATCCATATAAAGAAATTGCCTCTTATCAAGAAAAAGCGATGATATTAAAAGTAGAACATGATATAACGTTTATGGGTGATAGAGAGAGAATCCATCAAATGATGGTCATATTGTTAGATAATGCGATGAAGTATACGAATGAAGATGGGCATATTCAAATTGATTGCACACAAACGAGTAATTCAATTCGTATACGGGTGAAAGATAATGGGATAGGAGTTAAAGAAGAAGATATTCCAAATTTATTTGATCGTTTTTATCAAGGAGACAAAGCAAGAAGTATGTCAGAAGGAGCTGGGTTAGGTCTTTCAATCGCTAATTGGATTGTAGAAAAGCATTATGGAAAAATATCGGTAGAGAGCAAATGGGGAGAAGGAACTTGTTTTGAAGTGATTTTCCCAAAAAATCAAAGATTATAA
- a CDS encoding response regulator transcription factor: MRLLVVEDNASLLESIVQILRDEFEVDTAMNGEDGLFLALQNIYDAILLDVMMPEMDGFEVIQKIRDEKIETPVLFLTARDSLEDRVKGLDFGGDDYIVKPFQAPELKARIRALLRRSGSLTTQQTIRYKGIELFGKDKDIQVDGQGIKLTLKQYELLEYLIQNSGKILMREQIFDRVWGFDSDTTVAIVEVYVHHLRKKLEPFGYQKDIQTVRGIGYILKEQ, translated from the coding sequence ATGCGCTTACTTGTAGTAGAAGATAATGCCTCGTTATTAGAGTCTATCGTACAAATTTTACGTGATGAATTTGAAGTGGATACGGCAATGAATGGGGAAGACGGCTTGTTTTTGGCGCTGCAAAACATTTATGATGCAATTTTGCTTGATGTGATGATGCCAGAAATGGACGGATTTGAAGTGATTCAAAAAATACGTGATGAAAAGATTGAAACGCCAGTCCTGTTTTTGACAGCGAGGGATTCTTTAGAAGATCGAGTGAAAGGATTGGACTTTGGTGGAGATGATTATATTGTTAAACCGTTTCAGGCCCCTGAATTAAAAGCGAGAATTCGTGCATTACTACGCAGAAGTGGTAGTTTAACAACACAGCAGACCATTCGCTATAAAGGGATTGAATTGTTCGGAAAAGATAAAGACATTCAAGTAGATGGACAAGGTATTAAGCTGACATTAAAACAATATGAGCTACTAGAGTATCTCATTCAAAATAGCGGGAAGATTTTAATGCGTGAACAAATTTTTGATCGTGTTTGGGGATTTGATTCTGATACGACAGTAGCAATTGTAGAAGTGTATGTACATCATTTACGTAAAAAATTAGAACCATTCGGTTATCAGAAAGATATTCAAACCGTTCGTGGTATTGGATATATATTAAAAGAACAATGA
- a CDS encoding metallophosphoesterase family protein, whose product MKRILVISDIHGEIEKFEQLLEEAQYDAGQDQLILLGDYIDRGPNARAVIEKVKELKEAGALVLKGNHEDMMIKALTTDEERSWNHWVKRNGGDKTLYSYGFVEEDIAVNEENFQKPILQSHILEEHVTFIQELDHYIETEEYIFVHAGVEPMNRVSESEPYTLMWIRNEFHNGYSGEKVVVFGHTETKMLHGSENCGVYFGSNRIIGIDGGAVYGGQLNCLELPSKKVYVVKN is encoded by the coding sequence ATGAAGAGAATACTTGTTATTAGTGATATTCATGGAGAAATAGAAAAGTTCGAACAGTTATTGGAAGAAGCTCAATACGATGCAGGACAGGATCAATTGATTTTATTAGGGGATTATATAGATCGTGGTCCAAATGCGCGTGCAGTAATTGAAAAGGTAAAAGAGTTAAAAGAAGCGGGAGCCCTCGTTCTAAAGGGCAATCATGAAGATATGATGATCAAGGCGTTAACGACTGATGAGGAACGTTCATGGAACCATTGGGTAAAAAGGAATGGTGGAGATAAAACGTTATATAGCTATGGATTTGTAGAAGAAGACATTGCGGTTAATGAGGAAAACTTCCAAAAACCGATTTTACAATCTCATATATTAGAGGAACATGTAACGTTTATTCAAGAATTAGATCATTACATTGAAACAGAAGAGTATATCTTTGTACATGCTGGTGTTGAGCCGATGAACCGAGTTTCTGAATCTGAACCATATACATTAATGTGGATCCGTAATGAATTTCATAATGGATATAGCGGCGAAAAGGTTGTTGTATTTGGCCATACGGAAACAAAAATGCTTCATGGTAGTGAGAATTGCGGAGTGTATTTTGGTAGTAATCGTATTATTGGAATTGATGGTGGGGCTGTGTATGGTGGTCAGTTAAATTGTTTGGAGTTGCCAAGTAAAAAGGTATATGTAGTAAAAAATTGA
- a CDS encoding ABC transporter substrate-binding protein: MSLLKKSAALLMAATMALTGAACSNSKTEGKPEAQAKVAPVEKNGDKTVIRFWHAMGGKTQGVLDGLVADYNKSQNKYEIKAEFQGTYEESLTKFKTMSATKEAPALVQSSEITTKYMIDSKKITPIDSWIKKDKYDTSKLEKAITNYYSVDGKMYSMPFNSSTPVLIYNKDAFAKAGLDPEKAPQTYAELKEAAKKLTIKEGGNVKQYGFSMLNYGWFFEELLATQGALYVDNENGRKDAAQKAVFNGKEGQKVFGMLDELNKAGALGKYGASWDDIRAAFQSGQVAMYLDSSAGVRDLIDASKFNVGVSYIPYPEDSKQNGVVIGGASLWMTNMVSEETQQGAWDFMKYLTKPDVQAKWHTATGYFSINPDAYNEPLVKDQYEKYPQLKVTVEQLQATKQSPATQGALISVFPESRDAVVKALEAMYDGKNSKEALDEAAKATDRAISISARTSQK; this comes from the coding sequence ATGAGTTTATTGAAAAAAAGTGCTGCTCTTTTAATGGCAGCCACAATGGCATTAACCGGCGCAGCTTGTTCAAATAGTAAAACAGAGGGGAAACCTGAAGCACAGGCAAAAGTAGCTCCAGTTGAAAAGAATGGTGATAAAACTGTAATTCGTTTCTGGCATGCAATGGGTGGAAAAACACAAGGTGTACTAGATGGGCTTGTTGCAGACTATAATAAGTCGCAGAATAAATATGAGATAAAGGCAGAGTTCCAAGGAACATACGAAGAGTCTTTAACGAAATTTAAAACGATGTCTGCAACGAAAGAAGCGCCAGCTCTTGTTCAATCGAGTGAAATTACAACGAAGTATATGATTGATAGCAAAAAAATTACGCCTATCGATAGCTGGATTAAAAAAGATAAGTACGATACATCAAAATTAGAAAAAGCAATTACGAACTATTATTCAGTTGATGGAAAAATGTATTCTATGCCGTTTAATTCATCTACACCAGTATTAATTTATAATAAAGATGCTTTTGCGAAGGCTGGATTAGATCCAGAGAAAGCTCCACAAACATATGCTGAGTTAAAAGAAGCGGCGAAAAAGTTAACGATTAAAGAAGGCGGAAATGTAAAGCAGTATGGATTTTCAATGCTGAATTATGGTTGGTTCTTTGAAGAGTTGTTAGCGACACAAGGTGCTTTATATGTAGATAATGAAAATGGTCGTAAAGATGCTGCACAGAAAGCAGTATTTAACGGTAAAGAAGGTCAAAAAGTATTTGGGATGTTAGATGAATTAAATAAAGCTGGTGCGCTTGGAAAGTATGGAGCAAGTTGGGATGATATTCGTGCCGCGTTCCAGTCTGGACAAGTTGCTATGTACTTAGATTCTTCGGCTGGTGTTCGTGATTTAATTGATGCATCTAAGTTTAATGTAGGCGTTTCGTATATTCCGTATCCAGAAGATTCGAAACAAAATGGTGTTGTTATTGGCGGTGCATCATTATGGATGACGAATATGGTTTCAGAAGAAACGCAACAAGGTGCTTGGGACTTTATGAAATATTTAACGAAGCCAGATGTACAAGCAAAATGGCATACAGCAACAGGATATTTCTCAATTAATCCAGATGCATATAATGAGCCGTTAGTAAAAGATCAATACGAAAAATATCCACAGCTAAAAGTAACAGTAGAACAATTGCAAGCGACGAAGCAATCTCCAGCAACTCAAGGGGCATTAATTAGTGTATTCCCAGAATCAAGAGATGCAGTTGTAAAAGCATTAGAAGCAATGTATGACGGAAAGAATAGTAAAGAAGCTTTAGATGAAGCCGCAAAAGCAACAGATAGAGCAATTAGTATTTCAGCTCGTACGAGTCAAAAATAA
- a CDS encoding carbohydrate ABC transporter permease encodes MIVKQWKQNFLLYMLLIISAVMVFFPVLYAFLISFMTPDDIQMRRLFPTQFTFDNFINIFQKVPLFTYLYNSLIVSTVVMLGQLIVSSLAAYAFVFLQFKGRNLIFFLFISTMLIPWEATMVPNFLTIQNFGWINSFAGMTVPFFATAFGIFLLRQHFMTLPNELKEAAFIEGIGNVRFLFSVVIPYCKTSFITLGVYSFLTTWNMYLWPLLVTTDEKVRTVQIGVKQLQSQEVATDWGSVMAGVTVIVIPTLILLFLGQKQLQKGLTKGAIK; translated from the coding sequence ATGATCGTTAAACAGTGGAAACAAAATTTCCTATTATACATGCTGCTCATTATTAGTGCAGTAATGGTGTTTTTTCCTGTACTGTATGCGTTTTTAATAAGCTTTATGACACCAGACGATATTCAAATGAGAAGGTTATTTCCAACTCAATTTACTTTTGATAATTTCATTAATATTTTTCAAAAAGTACCTCTTTTTACATACTTATATAACAGTTTAATTGTATCGACAGTTGTTATGCTTGGACAACTTATCGTATCCAGTTTAGCAGCTTATGCTTTTGTTTTTCTTCAGTTTAAAGGTAGAAACTTAATTTTCTTCTTGTTTATTTCAACAATGCTTATTCCGTGGGAAGCAACGATGGTACCGAACTTTTTAACGATTCAAAACTTCGGATGGATTAATAGTTTTGCTGGGATGACGGTGCCGTTTTTTGCAACAGCTTTCGGTATTTTCTTACTACGTCAACATTTTATGACACTTCCGAATGAACTGAAAGAAGCTGCTTTTATTGAAGGGATTGGAAATGTAAGGTTTTTATTCAGTGTTGTAATTCCGTATTGTAAAACGAGTTTTATTACGCTTGGAGTATATAGCTTTTTAACAACGTGGAATATGTATTTGTGGCCGCTCTTAGTAACCACTGATGAAAAAGTAAGAACGGTTCAAATTGGTGTAAAGCAGCTTCAATCTCAAGAAGTTGCAACTGATTGGGGCAGTGTAATGGCCGGTGTTACGGTTATCGTCATTCCAACGTTGATTTTACTATTTTTAGGGCAAAAGCAATTACAAAAAGGATTAACAAAAGGTGCAATTAAATAA
- a CDS encoding carbohydrate ABC transporter permease, with the protein MIEVGKLPVQTTVSKKKSLWGRTKDLRIGLLFLAPSILLFSIFLFYPLFRTIYYSFYLTDIHGEANLFVGLENYQYLFSDPAFYKSIKSTLLFVLYTVPTSIVFALFLALIANEKVRGIGLFRVLFSSTMGISVAASAVIWLFLFHPSVGLFNNILASMNLPAIAWLTSPDWALFSVSVTTVWVNTGFAFLVILGGLQNIDTSLYESASIDGASYLHKLRRVTLPMLSPTLFFIVTVTLISAFQSFGQIDILTHGGPNDATNLIVYSIYKEAFVNHQFGTASAQAMVLFIFIFIATLIQFKFAERKVHYK; encoded by the coding sequence ATGATTGAAGTAGGTAAGTTACCAGTTCAAACAACAGTGTCAAAAAAGAAGAGTTTATGGGGCAGAACGAAAGATTTAAGAATAGGATTATTGTTTTTGGCGCCATCTATTTTGTTATTTTCAATTTTTCTTTTCTATCCATTGTTTAGGACGATCTACTATAGCTTTTATTTAACAGATATACACGGAGAAGCTAATCTTTTCGTTGGCTTAGAAAATTATCAATATTTATTTTCGGATCCTGCTTTCTATAAAAGTATAAAGTCAACTTTATTATTTGTTTTATATACAGTGCCTACTAGTATTGTATTCGCCTTATTTCTTGCATTAATTGCAAATGAAAAAGTAAGAGGGATCGGGTTATTCCGAGTACTGTTTTCTTCAACGATGGGAATATCAGTAGCTGCTAGTGCAGTGATTTGGCTATTTTTATTTCATCCAAGTGTAGGGTTATTTAATAATATATTAGCCTCTATGAATCTTCCGGCAATCGCATGGTTAACGAGTCCGGACTGGGCACTGTTTTCTGTATCGGTTACAACGGTTTGGGTGAATACAGGATTTGCATTTTTAGTTATATTAGGTGGTTTACAAAATATTGATACGTCTTTATATGAGAGTGCATCTATAGATGGTGCTAGTTATTTACATAAGCTTCGCCGCGTCACATTACCGATGCTATCACCAACTTTATTTTTTATCGTGACAGTAACGTTAATTAGTGCATTCCAAAGCTTTGGACAAATTGATATTTTAACGCACGGTGGACCGAATGATGCAACGAATTTAATTGTGTACTCGATTTATAAAGAGGCATTTGTAAATCATCAATTTGGAACAGCAAGTGCACAAGCGATGGTATTATTTATTTTCATTTTTATTGCTACATTGATTCAATTTAAGTTTGCTGAGAGAAAGGTGCATTATAAATGA
- a CDS encoding ABC transporter ATP-binding protein — protein sequence MIELKNVSKVYKNAEETAVKDVSVHIKRGEFFVLVGPSGCGKSTLLRMLAGLEEISSGDLIINEHVANDLEPKDRNLSMVFQNYALYPHLSVEENILFGLKVRKVQKEERQKRLMEAVEMVGLKEYVKMKPGQLSGGQRQRVALARAIVSQAPICLMDEPLSNLDAKLRAQMRIEIREIQQRLGITMIYVTHDQIEAMTMGDRIMVLNKGSIQQVGTPLDIYNEPANEFVASFIGSPSMNINDGEVDKEKGILHIGQLQIPLSIGQLKQLPEGIIRIGMRPEHIALSEEGQEVTLQSVEVLGNESILNFAVNGTTWSAKVIGQLLLNKGDKVKLLFSQEKLCFFHQNTNERLKVVAEEELKVVAK from the coding sequence GTGATTGAATTGAAAAATGTTTCAAAGGTATATAAAAATGCGGAAGAGACAGCAGTTAAAGACGTATCAGTTCATATTAAAAGAGGAGAATTTTTTGTTTTAGTTGGACCTTCGGGATGTGGAAAAAGTACATTATTACGAATGCTGGCTGGTTTAGAAGAAATTTCTTCGGGAGATTTAATTATTAATGAACATGTTGCAAATGATTTAGAGCCAAAAGATCGTAATCTATCAATGGTATTTCAAAATTATGCGCTATACCCACATTTATCTGTAGAAGAAAATATTTTATTTGGACTTAAGGTAAGAAAAGTACAGAAAGAAGAACGACAAAAACGATTGATGGAAGCTGTTGAGATGGTAGGGTTGAAGGAATATGTCAAAATGAAGCCTGGGCAACTATCAGGTGGACAAAGACAGCGTGTTGCACTTGCTAGGGCCATCGTCAGTCAAGCACCGATTTGTTTAATGGATGAACCACTTTCGAATTTAGATGCGAAATTACGTGCACAGATGAGGATTGAAATTAGAGAAATTCAGCAACGATTAGGAATTACGATGATTTACGTTACTCACGATCAAATAGAAGCAATGACTATGGGAGATCGTATTATGGTTTTAAATAAAGGAAGTATACAACAAGTTGGAACACCGCTTGATATATATAACGAACCAGCAAACGAATTTGTTGCAAGTTTTATAGGTTCTCCTTCTATGAATATAAATGATGGGGAAGTGGATAAAGAAAAAGGCATATTACATATAGGGCAATTGCAAATTCCATTATCTATTGGACAGTTAAAGCAATTACCAGAAGGAATAATTCGAATCGGCATGCGTCCTGAGCATATTGCATTGTCTGAGGAAGGACAAGAAGTTACGCTACAATCTGTAGAAGTATTAGGGAATGAATCTATATTAAACTTTGCGGTAAATGGAACAACTTGGAGTGCGAAAGTCATCGGACAGTTACTCCTGAACAAAGGTGACAAAGTAAAATTATTATTCTCGCAAGAAAAACTATGCTTCTTTCACCAAAATACGAATGAACGATTAAAAGTGGTGGCTGAAGAAGAGTTGAAAGTGGTGGCGAAATAA
- a CDS encoding glycerol-3-phosphate responsive antiterminator codes for MIKDWEGYKTYKKLPETVFLMTGSMLELPERVYELQKHGHDVFLHCDFIQGLNTNTEEALLYIQDVIGAQGIISTKGSTIRNANKIGLKTIQRIFIVDTLSLTKSIENCKTTKPNAVEIMPGIMPSIIKQLAEEIKFPIIAGGLIQTREDAEIAIRAGASAISTSHYEVWIQEEKRSATL; via the coding sequence ATGATAAAGGATTGGGAAGGGTACAAAACATACAAAAAATTACCGGAAACAGTTTTTCTTATGACTGGTTCAATGCTGGAGTTACCAGAGCGTGTATATGAACTACAGAAACATGGACACGATGTATTTCTTCATTGTGATTTTATACAAGGCTTAAATACGAACACAGAGGAAGCACTTTTATATATTCAAGATGTTATCGGAGCACAAGGTATTATTTCGACAAAGGGATCGACAATTCGAAATGCCAATAAAATTGGATTGAAAACGATTCAACGCATTTTTATTGTTGATACTTTATCTCTTACAAAATCAATTGAAAATTGTAAAACGACTAAACCTAATGCAGTAGAGATTATGCCTGGCATTATGCCTTCTATTATTAAACAGCTAGCGGAGGAAATAAAATTCCCTATTATTGCAGGTGGGCTGATTCAAACGCGAGAGGATGCAGAAATCGCAATTCGTGCAGGAGCAAGTGCAATTTCAACGAGTCATTATGAAGTGTGGATACAAGAAGAAAAAAGGAGTGCAACCTTGTGA
- a CDS encoding GNAT family N-acetyltransferase: MRFSELELIAIQAEVLFVHNQVGRIKCVNENGNLKAPRFFLSRTREGNITRYHYKLHGEMISKIEKLIREYSNHIEIAKIIKVLNEERTVENIWVGPAFMFPNNLHKPTRTIQITEKNKELLRENFSNLIEQMEWRRPYFAIVKNEKVVSICCSARSTPVAAEASVETLVEFQGNGYGADVVTAWALSIQEEKRIPLYSTSWDNFASQAVARKLKLINYGMNLHID, translated from the coding sequence ATGCGATTTTCAGAACTTGAGTTAATAGCAATTCAGGCAGAAGTTTTATTTGTTCATAATCAAGTAGGAAGAATAAAGTGTGTAAATGAAAATGGAAATCTGAAAGCACCACGTTTTTTTCTTAGCAGAACTCGTGAAGGCAATATAACGAGGTATCATTATAAACTGCATGGTGAAATGATAAGTAAGATTGAGAAATTAATTCGAGAATACTCAAATCACATTGAGATAGCAAAGATCATTAAAGTATTAAATGAAGAGAGAACGGTGGAGAATATTTGGGTGGGTCCTGCTTTCATGTTTCCTAATAATTTACATAAGCCAACTAGAACAATACAAATAACAGAGAAGAATAAAGAGCTTTTGCGAGAAAATTTTTCTAATCTAATAGAACAGATGGAATGGAGGCGACCTTATTTTGCAATTGTAAAAAATGAAAAGGTAGTTTCTATATGTTGCAGTGCCAGAAGTACGCCCGTAGCTGCTGAGGCAAGTGTGGAAACTTTAGTGGAGTTTCAAGGGAATGGATATGGTGCTGATGTCGTTACAGCCTGGGCACTATCAATACAAGAGGAAAAGCGCATTCCGCTTTATAGTACTTCTTGGGATAACTTTGCTTCGCAAGCAGTGGCGAGAAAACTAAAACTCATTAACTATGGAATGAATTTACATATTGATTGA